One region of Cyanobium sp. M30B3 genomic DNA includes:
- a CDS encoding asparaginase: MSLPASFGAPARTGIPPLEVRLLRNGIAESRHRVHAVVCDARGRVLMRAGDPQQLSFIRSAHKPFQATVFVASGSADQSDSGDRGLAIACASHAGTAMHAREAFRLLWGAELEADQLQCPVPSGGTSPLEHNCSGKHAAFLATCRRMGWSSEGYLQSDHPLQREVLKRTGELLGLPAAELVTARDDCGAPTVQLQLAQMALLYAHLGAGEQPDLERLSRAMLSHPDLVAGEGRFDTQLMRLGHGQVLSKGGAEGIQCLSRVGEGMGVAIKVEDGASRAKHAVALHLLEQLDWLTPMTLEELRQQFLQPAPHLQLEVRGELRFD, translated from the coding sequence ATGAGCCTCCCCGCGAGTTTCGGCGCCCCGGCCCGCACCGGCATCCCGCCGCTGGAGGTGCGGCTGCTGCGCAACGGCATCGCCGAATCCAGACACCGGGTGCACGCCGTGGTGTGCGATGCCCGCGGCCGGGTGCTGATGCGCGCTGGCGATCCCCAGCAGCTGAGCTTCATCCGCTCGGCCCACAAGCCCTTCCAGGCCACGGTGTTCGTGGCCAGCGGCAGCGCTGACCAATCGGACAGCGGCGACCGGGGGCTGGCGATCGCCTGTGCCTCCCACGCCGGCACGGCCATGCATGCCCGCGAGGCCTTCCGCCTGCTCTGGGGTGCGGAGCTGGAGGCCGATCAGCTGCAGTGCCCGGTGCCCAGCGGTGGCACCAGCCCCCTGGAGCACAACTGCTCGGGCAAACACGCCGCCTTTCTGGCCACCTGCCGCCGGATGGGCTGGAGCAGCGAGGGCTACCTGCAGAGCGACCACCCCCTGCAGCGGGAGGTGCTCAAGCGCACCGGCGAACTGCTGGGCCTGCCGGCCGCCGAGCTGGTCACCGCCCGCGACGACTGCGGCGCCCCCACCGTGCAGCTGCAGCTGGCCCAGATGGCCCTGCTCTACGCCCATCTCGGGGCCGGTGAGCAGCCCGATCTCGAGCGGCTCAGCCGGGCCATGCTCAGCCACCCGGATCTGGTGGCCGGAGAGGGGCGCTTCGACACCCAGCTGATGCGCCTGGGCCACGGCCAGGTGCTGAGCAAGGGCGGAGCCGAGGGCATCCAGTGCCTCAGCCGGGTCGGCGAGGGCATGGGGGTGGCGATCAAGGTGGAGGACGGCGCCTCCCGCGCCAAGCATGCCGTGGCCCTGCACCTGCTGGAGCAGCTCGACTGGCTGACGCCGATGACCCTGGAGGAGCTGCGCCAGCAGTTCCTCCAGCCGGCTCCGCACCTGCAGCTGGAGGTGCGGGGCGAACTGCGCTTCGACTGA
- a CDS encoding CGLD27 family protein, which produces MGDTRGATGDPPGRSNPGQFLEACPVPPEQRPLQQYEELRDSWFFAWPSRGNRGLTRALVGSWLLAFPPSLLVASGSWVLRHRPLELVLAGAVAAILLPVLLLLRQWLGWRSIHRRLVSERVEYEESGWYDGQVWEKPLSWRQQDLLVAQHQVRPMLTRLERALVISAALMLAGTGLCQAF; this is translated from the coding sequence ATGGGGGACACCCGCGGCGCCACCGGTGATCCCCCAGGTCGCTCCAACCCTGGCCAGTTCCTTGAGGCGTGCCCTGTTCCCCCTGAGCAGCGCCCCCTCCAGCAGTACGAGGAACTGCGCGATTCCTGGTTCTTTGCCTGGCCCAGCCGGGGCAACCGGGGGTTGACCCGGGCTTTGGTGGGCAGCTGGCTGCTGGCCTTTCCCCCCAGCCTGCTGGTGGCCAGCGGCAGCTGGGTGTTGCGCCACCGGCCGCTGGAACTGGTGCTGGCAGGGGCGGTGGCGGCCATCCTGTTGCCCGTGTTGCTGCTGCTGCGCCAATGGCTGGGCTGGCGCTCGATTCACCGCCGACTGGTGAGCGAACGGGTGGAATACGAGGAATCGGGCTGGTACGACGGGCAGGTGTGGGAAAAACCCCTCAGCTGGCGCCAGCAGGATCTGCTGGTGGCCCAGCACCAGGTGCGGCCGATGCTCACCCGCCTGGAGCGCGCCCTGGTGATCAGCGCCGCGCTGATGCTGGCGGGCACCGGGCTCTGTCAGGCTTTCTGA